The Afipia massiliensis genome has a segment encoding these proteins:
- the ccmE gene encoding cytochrome c maturation protein CcmE, with protein MTRKQRRLTLIGGALAVLAIAAALVLNALRDSILFFSTPTMAAEKQIQPGQRFRLGGMVREGSLVRGEQLKVKFEVTDGNAILPVTYQGILPDLFREGQGIISEGALDAQGVFKADTVLAKHDENYMPKAVAEELKKTGHWKDDYDKKPQKAPGVQGAAK; from the coding sequence ATGACACGCAAGCAGCGGCGATTGACATTGATCGGAGGCGCGCTCGCGGTACTGGCGATTGCGGCTGCGCTCGTGCTGAATGCGCTCCGTGACTCCATCCTGTTCTTCTCGACGCCGACCATGGCCGCTGAAAAGCAGATCCAACCCGGCCAGCGGTTCCGCCTCGGCGGCATGGTGCGCGAGGGATCGCTGGTGCGCGGCGAACAGCTTAAAGTGAAATTCGAGGTCACAGACGGAAATGCAATCCTGCCGGTGACTTACCAAGGTATCCTTCCAGATCTGTTCCGCGAGGGGCAGGGCATCATTTCCGAGGGCGCGCTCGACGCGCAAGGCGTGTTCAAGGCGGACACGGTTCTCGCCAAGCACGACGAAAACTACATGCCCAAGGCCGTCGCCGAGGAACTCAAAAAGACCGGCCACTGGAAGGACGACTACGACAAGAAGCCGCAAAAAGCCCCAGGCGTGCAGGGAGCCGCGAAGTGA
- a CDS encoding heme lyase CcmF/NrfE family subunit, translating to MIAEAGHYALVLALVLALVQSVVPVVGARLRDPALMNVARSTALTQFAFTAASFAALTYLHVTSDFSVANVFENSHSLKPLIYKYTGVWGNHEGSMLLWVLILALFGALVAAFGNNLPRSLRAHVLAVQGWIGAAFYLFILATSNPFARIANPPMEGRDLNPILQDIGLAIHPPMLYLGYVGFSISFSFAVAALIEGRIDAAWARWVRPWTLTAWIFLTLGIAMGSYWAYYELGWGGWWFWDPVENASLMPWLAGTALLHSAVVMERRDALKVWTVLLAILTFSLSLLGTFLVRSGVLTSVHTFASDPSRGVFILMILCLFIGGSLGLYAWRATTLKQGGLFAPISREGALVLNNLLLTTACATVFVGTLYPLALEVLTGDKISVGAPFFNLTFAPLFLPLLVAVPFGPLLAWKRGDIVGASQRLTAAGIVALVAMAVLWAWTRGGGAFAPLMIGIAVFVVLGALTDIVERTQLFRGPFTTSLHRARGLPRSTWGSAFAHAGLGIALIGIVCETTWNSESIASMRPKDIVTVGGYQVRLDDVTQQQGPNYREAISHFTVMLDGRTIGILSPSKRNFATRDMSTTEAALLTRGASQIYISLGDAHADGSIAVRIYHKPMVLLIWFGPVLMAFGGLLSLTDRRLRVGAPKPAKAGKKTGALQAAE from the coding sequence GTGATTGCCGAGGCGGGACATTACGCGCTGGTGCTGGCGCTGGTTCTGGCGCTGGTCCAGTCGGTGGTTCCAGTGGTCGGTGCGCGCCTGCGCGATCCGGCGCTGATGAATGTCGCGCGCTCGACCGCACTGACGCAGTTCGCGTTCACCGCTGCGTCGTTCGCGGCGCTGACCTATTTGCATGTGACGTCGGATTTCTCGGTCGCGAACGTCTTCGAGAATTCCCATTCGCTGAAGCCGCTGATCTACAAGTACACGGGCGTGTGGGGGAACCACGAAGGCTCGATGCTGCTGTGGGTCCTGATCCTCGCGCTGTTCGGCGCGCTGGTGGCGGCGTTCGGCAATAACCTGCCGCGCTCTCTGCGCGCCCATGTGCTGGCGGTGCAGGGCTGGATCGGGGCGGCGTTCTATCTCTTTATCCTCGCCACATCGAACCCGTTCGCGCGGATCGCCAATCCACCGATGGAGGGCCGCGACCTCAATCCGATCCTGCAGGACATCGGCCTCGCGATCCATCCGCCGATGCTCTATCTCGGCTATGTCGGTTTCTCGATCTCGTTTTCGTTCGCCGTTGCCGCGCTGATCGAAGGCCGCATCGATGCAGCATGGGCGCGGTGGGTTCGGCCATGGACGCTGACGGCGTGGATCTTCCTGACACTCGGCATCGCGATGGGTTCGTACTGGGCCTATTACGAACTCGGCTGGGGCGGCTGGTGGTTCTGGGACCCGGTGGAGAATGCCTCGCTGATGCCGTGGCTCGCGGGCACCGCGCTGCTGCATTCCGCCGTGGTGATGGAAAGGCGCGACGCGCTGAAGGTCTGGACCGTTCTGCTCGCGATCCTGACGTTCTCGCTGTCGCTGCTCGGCACCTTCCTGGTGCGCTCGGGCGTGCTGACCTCGGTGCATACCTTCGCCAGCGATCCATCGCGCGGCGTGTTCATTCTGATGATCCTGTGCCTGTTCATCGGCGGCAGCCTCGGCCTTTATGCGTGGCGGGCGACGACGCTGAAGCAGGGCGGGTTGTTCGCGCCGATCTCGCGCGAGGGCGCGCTGGTGCTGAACAACCTGCTGCTGACGACAGCCTGTGCGACAGTCTTCGTCGGCACGCTGTATCCGCTCGCGCTTGAAGTTCTCACCGGCGACAAGATTTCGGTCGGTGCGCCGTTCTTCAATCTGACGTTTGCACCGTTGTTCCTGCCTTTGCTGGTCGCAGTTCCGTTCGGGCCGCTGCTGGCGTGGAAGCGCGGCGACATCGTCGGCGCATCGCAGCGCCTGACCGCGGCTGGCATCGTTGCGCTGGTGGCGATGGCTGTGCTGTGGGCGTGGACCCGCGGCGGTGGCGCATTTGCGCCGCTGATGATCGGCATCGCGGTGTTCGTCGTGCTCGGCGCGCTCACCGACATTGTGGAGCGCACCCAACTGTTCCGCGGTCCGTTCACAACGTCGCTGCATCGCGCGCGCGGTTTGCCGCGTTCGACGTGGGGTTCGGCGTTTGCCCATGCCGGGCTCGGCATCGCGCTGATCGGGATCGTCTGCGAGACGACATGGAACTCGGAGAGCATCGCGTCGATGCGTCCGAAGGACATTGTCACCGTCGGTGGCTATCAGGTGCGGCTCGATGATGTGACGCAGCAGCAAGGTCCGAATTACCGCGAGGCGATTTCGCATTTCACCGTGATGCTGGACGGCAGGACCATCGGCATCCTGTCGCCGTCGAAGCGCAATTTCGCGACGCGCGACATGTCGACCACGGAAGCGGCGCTGCTGACGCGGGGCGCGAGCCAGATCTACATTTCTCTCGGCGATGCCCATGCCGACGGATCGATCGCGGTGCGAATCTATCACAAGCCGATGGTGCTGCTGATCTGGTTCGGGCCGGTGCTGATGGCGTTCGGCGGCTTGCTGTCGCTCACCGACAGGCGGCTGCGCGTCGGCGCGCCGAAACCGGCCAAGGCCGGCAAGAAGACTGGCGCGTTGCAGGCGGCGGAGTAA
- a CDS encoding cytochrome c-type biogenesis protein yields the protein MTILGLAIAIASPALAVQPDEIMADPAQEARARNLSRELRCMVCQNQSIDDSDAPLARDLRLLVRERIAAGSTDQQVMDFLVARYGEFVLLKPRVQSRTLLLWLVPPLVLLGGGLVLWFGNRRRNRAAASEGGASFQLTPEEEARLEKLIAAQESPEKPR from the coding sequence ATGACGATCCTTGGACTCGCGATAGCAATCGCATCTCCCGCGCTTGCCGTGCAGCCCGACGAGATCATGGCCGATCCGGCGCAGGAGGCGCGGGCGCGCAACCTGTCGCGCGAACTGCGCTGCATGGTTTGCCAGAACCAGTCCATCGACGACTCCGATGCGCCGCTGGCGCGCGATCTGCGCCTGCTGGTGCGTGAGCGGATCGCGGCGGGCAGCACCGACCAGCAGGTGATGGACTTCCTCGTCGCGCGCTATGGCGAGTTCGTGCTGCTCAAGCCGCGCGTCCAAAGCCGGACGCTGTTGCTGTGGCTGGTTCCCCCGCTGGTTCTGCTCGGAGGCGGGCTAGTGCTGTGGTTCGGCAATCGCCGCCGCAACCGTGCGGCCGCAAGCGAGGGGGGTGCGTCATTCCAACTCACCCCCGAGGAAGAGGCGCGGCTGGAGAAGCTGATCGCCGCTCAGGAATCGCCGGAAAAGCCCCGCTGA
- a CDS encoding Do family serine endopeptidase, protein MTDRPTDLSKLPSYTAPRRSIFSARKFALMASVVAGLGVAAYGLSPSNNFDVLTTTAHAQVNKEVRQVQQPIGFADIVERVKPSVISVRVKIAEKPATTGEASPEDNPFPPNSPMERFFRRFGGPDGFPGGRGPRGRGGQTGQGSGFFISADGFAVTNNHVVDGADKVEVTTDDGKVHTAKVIGTDPRTDLALIKVDGVSNLPYAKLSDGQPRIGDWVLAVGNPFGLGGTVTAGIVSARGRDIGNGPYDDFIQIDAPVNKGNSGGPTFNTEGDVMGVNTAIYSPSGGSVGIAFAIPASTVKSVVEQLKDKGTVSRGWIGVQIQQVTPEIADSLGLKKTEGALVAEPQANGPAAKAGIESGDVITRVNDQPVKDARELARTIGGMAPGQTVKLVVVHKGQDKILNMTLGELPNAKAAKADTNQKDGGKGRGNVTVPNLGLTLAPANSVAGAGKDGVVVTDVDPNSPSAERGFKEGDVILEVAGKLVSNPAEVRDAITTARNENKNSVLVRVKSGDSSRFIAMPVAKG, encoded by the coding sequence ATGACAGACCGTCCCACCGATCTTTCCAAGCTTCCATCCTACACCGCTCCACGCCGTTCCATTTTCTCCGCGCGCAAGTTCGCGCTGATGGCATCGGTGGTCGCGGGTCTGGGTGTTGCCGCCTATGGCCTCAGCCCCTCGAATAACTTCGATGTGCTCACCACGACCGCGCATGCGCAGGTCAACAAGGAAGTCCGTCAGGTTCAGCAGCCGATCGGCTTTGCCGATATCGTCGAGCGCGTGAAGCCGTCGGTGATTTCGGTGCGCGTCAAGATCGCAGAGAAGCCGGCAACCACCGGTGAGGCGAGCCCGGAAGATAATCCGTTCCCGCCGAACTCGCCGATGGAGCGCTTCTTCCGCCGCTTCGGTGGTCCGGATGGATTCCCGGGCGGACGTGGTCCGCGTGGCCGTGGCGGCCAGACCGGGCAGGGCTCCGGCTTCTTCATTTCGGCTGACGGTTTTGCCGTGACCAACAATCACGTGGTCGATGGCGCCGACAAGGTCGAAGTCACGACCGATGACGGCAAGGTCCACACCGCAAAGGTGATCGGCACCGATCCGCGCACCGACCTCGCCTTGATCAAGGTCGATGGCGTCAGCAATCTTCCTTACGCCAAGCTTTCCGACGGTCAGCCGCGCATCGGCGACTGGGTGCTTGCGGTCGGCAATCCGTTCGGCCTCGGCGGCACCGTCACCGCCGGCATCGTTTCGGCACGCGGCCGCGACATCGGCAACGGACCCTATGACGATTTCATCCAGATCGACGCGCCGGTGAACAAGGGCAACTCCGGTGGCCCGACCTTCAACACCGAAGGCGACGTGATGGGCGTCAACACGGCGATCTACTCGCCGTCGGGCGGCAGCGTCGGCATTGCCTTCGCGATCCCGGCGTCGACTGTGAAAAGCGTCGTCGAGCAGTTGAAGGACAAGGGTACAGTCAGCCGCGGCTGGATCGGTGTCCAGATTCAGCAGGTGACGCCTGAGATCGCCGACAGCCTCGGCCTGAAGAAGACCGAAGGCGCGCTGGTCGCCGAACCTCAGGCCAACGGCCCTGCCGCCAAGGCAGGCATCGAATCCGGTGACGTCATCACCCGGGTCAACGATCAGCCGGTGAAGGATGCGCGCGAACTCGCCCGCACCATCGGCGGCATGGCCCCCGGTCAGACCGTCAAGCTGGTCGTGGTCCACAAGGGCCAGGACAAGATCCTCAACATGACGCTCGGCGAGTTGCCGAACGCCAAGGCTGCGAAGGCCGACACGAACCAGAAAGATGGCGGCAAGGGTCGCGGCAACGTGACGGTGCCGAACCTCGGCCTGACGCTGGCTCCGGCCAACAGCGTTGCCGGCGCGGGCAAGGACGGCGTGGTCGTGACCGACGTCGATCCGAACAGCCCGTCGGCGGAGCGCGGTTTCAAGGAAGGCGATGTCATCCTCGAAGTCGCAGGCAAGCTGGTTTCGAACCCGGCTGAAGTTCGCGACGCGATCACCACTGCGCGCAACGAGAACAAGAACAGCGTTCTGGTTCGCGTGAAGTCCGGAGACTCGTCGCGCTTCATCGCGATGCCGGTCGCCAAGGGCTGA